In the genome of Streptomyces globosus, one region contains:
- the lpdA gene encoding dihydrolipoyl dehydrogenase, whose translation MANDASTVFDLVILGGGSGGYAAALRASQLGLDVALIEKNKLGGTCLHNGCIPTKALLHAGEVADQAREAAQFGVKASFEGIDIAGVHKYKDDVIAGLYKGLQGLVASRKVTYIEGEGRLSSPTSVDVNGQRIQGRHVLLATGSVPRSLPGLDIDGNRIISSDHALVLDRVPQSAIILGGGVIGVEFASAWKSFGTDVTVIEGLKHLVPVEDENSSKLLERAFRKRGIKFNLGTFFEKAEYTENGVRVTLADGKTFEAEVLLVAIGRGPVSQGLGYEEQGVAMDRGYVLVDEYMQTNVPTISAVGDLVPTLQLAHVGFAEGILVAERLAGMKTVPIDYDGVPRVTYCHPEVASVGITEAKAKEIYGADKVVALKYNLAGNGKSKILKTAGEIKLVQVKDGAVVGVHMVGDRMGEQVGEAQLIYNWEALPAEVAQLIHAHPTQNEALGEAHLALAGKPLHSHD comes from the coding sequence GTGGCGAACGACGCCAGCACCGTTTTCGACCTAGTGATCCTCGGCGGTGGCAGTGGCGGTTACGCCGCGGCTCTGCGCGCTTCCCAGCTGGGTCTGGACGTTGCCCTGATCGAGAAGAACAAGCTCGGCGGCACCTGCCTGCACAACGGCTGCATCCCGACGAAGGCGCTGCTCCACGCGGGCGAGGTCGCCGACCAGGCGCGCGAGGCCGCGCAGTTCGGCGTCAAGGCCTCGTTCGAGGGCATCGACATCGCGGGCGTGCACAAGTACAAGGACGACGTCATCGCGGGCCTGTACAAGGGCCTCCAGGGCCTGGTCGCCTCCCGCAAGGTGACGTACATCGAGGGCGAGGGCCGGCTGTCCTCCCCGACGTCCGTCGACGTGAACGGGCAGCGCATCCAGGGCCGCCACGTCCTGCTGGCGACCGGTTCCGTGCCGCGCTCCCTGCCCGGCCTGGACATCGACGGCAACCGCATCATCTCCTCGGACCACGCGCTGGTCCTGGACCGCGTGCCGCAGTCCGCGATCATCCTCGGCGGCGGCGTCATCGGCGTCGAGTTCGCCTCGGCCTGGAAGTCCTTCGGCACCGACGTCACGGTCATCGAGGGCCTGAAGCACCTCGTCCCCGTCGAGGACGAGAACAGCTCCAAGCTGCTGGAGCGCGCCTTCCGCAAGCGCGGCATCAAGTTCAACCTGGGCACCTTCTTCGAGAAGGCCGAGTACACCGAGAACGGTGTGCGGGTCACCCTCGCCGACGGCAAGACCTTCGAGGCCGAGGTGCTGCTGGTCGCCATCGGCCGCGGCCCGGTCTCCCAGGGCCTGGGCTACGAGGAGCAGGGCGTCGCGATGGACCGGGGCTACGTCCTGGTCGACGAGTACATGCAGACGAACGTGCCGACGATCTCGGCCGTCGGCGACCTGGTCCCGACCCTGCAGCTCGCGCACGTCGGCTTCGCGGAGGGCATCCTCGTCGCGGAGCGCCTGGCGGGCATGAAGACCGTCCCGATCGACTACGACGGCGTGCCGCGGGTGACGTACTGCCACCCGGAGGTCGCCTCCGTCGGCATCACCGAGGCCAAGGCCAAGGAGATCTACGGTGCGGACAAGGTCGTCGCCCTGAAGTACAACCTGGCGGGCAACGGCAAGAGCAAGATCCTGAAGACCGCGGGCGAGATCAAGCTCGTCCAGGTCAAGGACGGTGCCGTGGTCGGCGTCCACATGGTCGGTGACCGGATGGGCGAGCAGGTCGGCGAGGCCCAGCTGATCTACAACTGGGAGGCCCTGCCGGCCGAGGTCGCGCAGCTCATCCACGCGCACCCGACGCAGAACGAGGCGCTCGGCGAGGCCCACCTGGCCCTGGCCGGCAAGCCGCTGCACTCCCACGACTGA
- a CDS encoding DUF4240 domain-containing protein produces MDETEFWEIVDSTREAAEGDPEDHAELLVERLAQLDPDSVLDFARHFESRYNRAYTWDLWGAAWVLLGGASDDAFDYFRCWLIGQGRDVFEGALHDPDALAGLLDEFDEDIDGDGEELGYAADEAYEQLTGTVAPDLGVPLQAAEPAGTPLDLENEAVLAGRFPRLWERFGG; encoded by the coding sequence ATGGACGAGACGGAGTTCTGGGAGATCGTCGACAGCACCCGCGAGGCCGCCGAGGGCGACCCCGAGGACCATGCCGAGCTGCTGGTGGAGCGGTTGGCGCAGCTCGATCCGGACTCCGTCCTCGACTTCGCCCGGCATTTCGAGTCCCGCTACAACCGGGCGTACACCTGGGACCTGTGGGGCGCCGCCTGGGTGCTCCTCGGCGGCGCGAGCGACGACGCCTTCGACTACTTCCGCTGCTGGCTGATCGGCCAGGGACGGGACGTCTTCGAGGGCGCCCTCCACGACCCGGACGCGCTGGCCGGACTCCTCGACGAGTTCGACGAGGACATCGACGGCGACGGCGAGGAGCTCGGCTACGCCGCGGACGAGGCGTACGAGCAGCTGACCGGGACGGTCGCCCCCGACCTCGGGGTCCCGCTCCAGGCCGCGGAACCGGCGGGCACCCCGCTCGACCTCGAGAACGAGGCGGTCCTGGCGGGCCGCTTCCCCCGGCTGTGGGAGCGCTTCGGCGGCTGA
- a CDS encoding GntR family transcriptional regulator, producing MTPPVVQSLREQIREHIVEGIVSGRWKPGERIVERRIAVELEVSQTPVREALRELETLRLIESAPNKGVRVRNLSAADLEEIYPVRAGLEQIAAELAAPRLAADCSALEPHVAALWEADRLEDGTAQVRHTVGFHREMVRAAGNSVLLHTWESLGIEVFTALSIRWLGTVQKSYAEEHEALVQAFRSRDPDIGVLVKRHVLGCAPRA from the coding sequence ATCACCCCACCCGTCGTGCAGTCCCTGCGCGAGCAGATCCGCGAGCACATCGTGGAGGGGATCGTCAGCGGGCGCTGGAAGCCCGGCGAGCGGATCGTCGAGCGGCGCATCGCCGTCGAGCTGGAGGTGAGCCAGACCCCCGTAAGGGAGGCTCTGCGCGAGCTGGAGACGCTGCGGCTGATCGAGTCGGCGCCCAACAAGGGCGTACGGGTGCGGAACCTGTCGGCGGCGGACCTGGAGGAGATCTACCCGGTGCGGGCCGGCCTGGAGCAGATCGCGGCCGAACTGGCCGCGCCCCGGCTGGCCGCGGACTGCTCGGCGCTGGAGCCGCACGTGGCGGCGCTGTGGGAGGCTGACCGGCTGGAGGACGGCACGGCGCAGGTGCGGCACACCGTCGGCTTCCACCGGGAGATGGTGCGGGCGGCCGGGAACAGCGTGCTGCTCCACACGTGGGAGAGCCTGGGCATCGAGGTGTTCACGGCCCTGTCGATCCGCTGGCTGGGGACGGTCCAGAAGTCGTACGCGGAGGAGCACGAAGCCCTCGTACAGGCCTTCCGCAGCCGGGATCCCGACATCGGGGTGCTGGTCAAGCGGCATGTCCTGGGGTGTGCGCCCCGCGCCTGA
- a CDS encoding leucyl aminopeptidase, translating to MTALTLSTAGAATLRADALVVGVAKGPKGPVVAAGAEAVDKAYDGRLAAVLDALGATGAEGETTKLPSPDGLKAPVVLAVGLGPAPDEDESFDEEALRRAAGSAARALHGTKKAAFALPLEDASAVTAVAEGALLGAYAFTSYQGGEKKGAAAKNGGPKRPLAEVALLGAKPRDKEHKAAAERAIVVASEVNTARDLINTPPNDLTPAAFASIASATAKEHGLKVQVLDEKALTKGGYGGIMGVGKGSENPPRLVKISYTHPEAEKHLAFVGKGITYDSGGISLKPAGHNETMKCDMSGAAAVFASVVAVARLGLPVNVTGWLALAENMPSGSATRPGDVLRMYSGKTVEVLNTDAEGRLVLGDALTKASEENPDAIIDVATLTGAMVLALGDRTFGIMANDDAFRTAVHEIAEEVGEQSWPMPLPADLRKTMDSPTADIANMGVRMGGGLVAGLFLQEFVGEGITWAHLDIAGPAFHEGAPYGYTPKGGTGSAVRTLVRLAERTATGDLG from the coding sequence GTGACTGCTCTGACTCTCAGCACTGCCGGCGCGGCGACGCTGCGCGCCGACGCCCTCGTGGTCGGCGTGGCGAAGGGCCCGAAGGGTCCCGTCGTCGCCGCGGGCGCCGAGGCCGTGGACAAGGCGTACGACGGGAGGCTCGCCGCCGTTCTCGACGCGCTGGGGGCCACCGGCGCCGAAGGCGAGACCACCAAGCTGCCGTCCCCCGACGGCCTCAAGGCCCCGGTCGTGCTGGCGGTCGGCCTCGGCCCGGCCCCCGACGAGGACGAGTCGTTCGACGAGGAGGCGCTGCGCCGCGCCGCCGGCTCCGCGGCCCGCGCGCTGCACGGCACCAAGAAGGCCGCCTTCGCCCTCCCCCTGGAGGACGCCTCCGCCGTCACCGCCGTCGCCGAGGGCGCGCTCCTCGGCGCGTACGCCTTCACCTCCTACCAGGGCGGCGAGAAGAAGGGCGCGGCCGCGAAGAACGGCGGCCCCAAGCGCCCCCTCGCCGAGGTGGCCCTGCTCGGTGCCAAGCCGCGCGACAAGGAGCACAAGGCCGCGGCCGAGCGCGCGATCGTCGTCGCCTCCGAGGTCAACACCGCCCGCGACCTGATCAACACCCCGCCGAACGACCTCACCCCGGCCGCGTTCGCGTCGATCGCGTCCGCCACGGCCAAGGAGCACGGCCTCAAGGTGCAGGTCCTGGACGAGAAGGCCCTCACCAAGGGCGGCTACGGCGGCATCATGGGCGTCGGCAAGGGCTCCGAGAACCCGCCGCGCCTGGTGAAGATCTCCTACACCCACCCCGAGGCGGAGAAGCACCTCGCATTCGTCGGCAAGGGCATCACCTACGACTCGGGCGGCATCTCCCTGAAGCCGGCCGGCCACAACGAGACGATGAAGTGCGACATGTCCGGCGCCGCCGCCGTGTTCGCCTCGGTCGTCGCGGTGGCCCGCCTCGGCCTGCCCGTCAACGTCACCGGCTGGCTCGCGCTCGCCGAGAACATGCCCTCCGGCTCCGCCACCCGCCCCGGCGACGTGCTGCGCATGTACAGCGGCAAGACCGTCGAGGTCCTCAACACCGACGCCGAGGGCCGCCTCGTCCTGGGCGACGCGCTGACCAAGGCGTCCGAGGAGAACCCGGACGCGATCATCGACGTGGCGACCCTGACCGGCGCGATGGTCCTGGCGCTCGGCGACCGCACCTTCGGCATCATGGCCAACGACGACGCCTTCCGCACCGCGGTCCACGAGATCGCCGAGGAGGTCGGCGAGCAGTCCTGGCCGATGCCGCTCCCCGCGGACCTGCGCAAGACGATGGACTCCCCCACCGCGGACATCGCCAACATGGGCGTCCGCATGGGCGGCGGCCTCGTCGCCGGCCTGTTCCTTCAGGAGTTCGTCGGCGAGGGCATCACCTGGGCCCACCTCGACATCGCCGGCCCCGCCTTCCACGAGGGCGCCCCGTACGGCTACACCCCCAAGGGCGGCACCGGCTCGGCCGTGCGCACCCTGGTGCGGCTGGCGGAGCGGACCGCCACGGGCGACCTGGGCTGA
- the sucB gene encoding 2-oxoglutarate dehydrogenase, E2 component, dihydrolipoamide succinyltransferase encodes MAVSVTLPALGESVTEGTVTRWLKAEGERVEADEPLLEVSTDKVDTEIPSPVAGILASIKVAEDETVEVGAELAVIDDGSGAPAEAPAPAAAEAAAPAAEAPAAEAPAAPAPAAEAPAAAAAPAASGTDVVLPALGESVTEGTVTRWLKSVGETVEADEPLLEVSTDKVDTEIPAPMSGTLLEILVGEDETAEVGARLAVIGVAGAAPAAAPAPAAPAPAAAPAPAAAPAPAAAPAAAPAPVAAPAPVAAPAPAAPAPAPVAPAAPAAPAAPASAGDEGAYVTPLVRKLASESGVDLNTVTGTGVGGRIRKQDVLAAAEAAKAAAAPAPAAAAAAPAAPAPAAAVSELRGQTVKMTRMRKVIGDNMMKALHSQAQLSSVVEVDITKIMKLREKAKASFLAREGVKLSPMPFFVKAAAQALKAHAVVNARINDDEGTITYFDSENIGIAVDSEKGLMTPVIKGAGDLNLAGIAKATADLAGKVRGNKITPDELSGATFTISNTGSRGALFDTVIVPPNQVAILGIGATVKRPVVQETAEGTVIAVRDMTYLTLSYDHRLVDGADAARYLTAVKAILEAGEFEVELGL; translated from the coding sequence ATGGCGGTTTCCGTAACCCTTCCGGCGCTCGGAGAGAGCGTCACAGAGGGCACTGTCACCCGCTGGCTGAAGGCCGAGGGCGAGCGCGTCGAGGCCGACGAGCCGCTGCTGGAGGTGTCGACCGACAAGGTCGACACCGAGATCCCCTCGCCCGTCGCCGGCATCCTGGCCTCGATCAAGGTCGCCGAGGACGAGACCGTCGAGGTCGGCGCCGAGCTGGCCGTCATCGACGACGGCTCCGGCGCTCCGGCCGAGGCCCCCGCCCCGGCAGCCGCCGAGGCCGCGGCTCCGGCCGCCGAGGCCCCCGCGGCCGAGGCGCCCGCCGCCCCGGCCCCGGCCGCCGAGGCCCCCGCCGCTGCCGCCGCGCCGGCCGCGTCCGGCACCGACGTCGTGCTGCCCGCGCTGGGCGAGTCGGTCACCGAGGGCACCGTCACCCGCTGGCTGAAGTCGGTCGGCGAGACGGTCGAGGCCGACGAGCCGCTGCTGGAGGTCTCCACCGACAAGGTCGACACCGAGATCCCCGCGCCGATGTCCGGCACGCTGCTGGAGATCCTGGTCGGCGAGGACGAGACCGCCGAGGTCGGCGCCCGTCTCGCCGTCATCGGTGTCGCCGGCGCGGCTCCGGCCGCTGCCCCGGCCCCGGCCGCTCCGGCTCCCGCCGCTGCCCCGGCTCCGGCTGCCGCTCCGGCTCCCGCCGCTGCCCCGGCTGCCGCTCCGGCCCCGGTCGCCGCCCCGGCCCCGGTCGCCGCTCCGGCTCCGGCCGCCCCGGCTCCGGCCCCGGTCGCCCCGGCGGCTCCGGCCGCTCCCGCGGCTCCGGCCTCCGCCGGTGACGAGGGCGCGTACGTGACCCCGCTGGTGCGCAAGCTCGCCTCGGAGTCCGGCGTCGACCTGAACACCGTCACGGGCACCGGCGTCGGCGGCCGTATCCGCAAGCAGGACGTCCTGGCCGCCGCCGAGGCCGCCAAGGCCGCCGCCGCCCCGGCTCCCGCCGCCGCTGCTGCCGCCCCGGCCGCCCCGGCCCCGGCCGCCGCGGTCTCGGAGCTGCGCGGCCAGACGGTCAAGATGACCCGCATGCGCAAGGTCATCGGCGACAACATGATGAAGGCCCTGCACTCGCAGGCGCAGCTGTCGTCCGTGGTCGAGGTGGACATCACCAAGATCATGAAGCTGCGGGAGAAGGCCAAGGCCTCCTTCCTGGCCCGCGAGGGCGTCAAGCTCTCCCCGATGCCGTTCTTCGTCAAGGCCGCCGCCCAGGCGCTGAAGGCCCACGCGGTCGTCAACGCCCGGATCAACGACGACGAGGGCACCATCACCTACTTCGACTCGGAGAACATCGGCATCGCCGTGGACTCCGAGAAGGGCCTGATGACCCCGGTCATCAAGGGTGCGGGCGACCTCAACCTGGCCGGCATCGCCAAGGCGACCGCCGACCTGGCCGGCAAGGTCCGCGGCAACAAGATCACCCCGGACGAGCTGTCCGGCGCGACCTTCACCATCAGCAACACCGGTTCGCGCGGCGCCCTGTTCGACACGGTCATCGTTCCGCCGAACCAGGTCGCGATCCTGGGCATCGGCGCCACGGTGAAGCGCCCGGTGGTCCAGGAGACCGCCGAGGGCACCGTCATCGCCGTCCGCGACATGACGTACCTGACCCTGTCCTACGACCACCGCCTGGTGGACGGCGCGGACGCGGCCCGGTACCTCACCGCGGTCAAGGCGATCCTGGAGGCCGGCGAGTTCGAGGTCGAGCTCGGCCTGTAA
- the pelF gene encoding GT4 family glycosyltransferase PelF — MSHGRHVTMLTEGTYPHVHGGVSTWCDQLVRGMPEVDFNVTALTGTGREPVAWELPRNVYRHTAFPLWGPPPGRGRRLRGGPARRRFAEACETFLLSLLDPDAGGFREALREFAVLARAGQLTPALRSESVLRLLTAVWTRPGLPTAAAAPTVHDALTATDLLEHALRPLCVRIPPDSVAHAVSSGLATLPALAAKHLDGVPFLLTEHGIYLRERYLGYRSTAQRWPVKALVLGFYRELNTEGYRQADLITPCNRYNRRWEERGGAPADRIRTVYNGVDPHAFPDAGPEPEVPTLTWCGRIDPIKDLETLLRAYAFMRRELPELRLRLFGPVPAGCEDHKAGLEKLAAELGIADGVAWEGRIERVADAYAAGSIVMLSSISEGFPFSIIEAMSCGRTTVSTDVGGVREAVGDTGLVVPPREPETMARAALALLRDGARRAELGRLARRRVIEKFTLHQSVDGFRHIYRELAGQPVLPVHDGDDWTQRLADPWYRELAADGSLW; from the coding sequence ATGAGCCATGGGCGCCACGTCACCATGCTCACCGAAGGCACCTACCCGCACGTCCACGGGGGCGTGAGCACCTGGTGCGACCAGCTGGTCCGGGGCATGCCGGAAGTCGACTTCAACGTCACGGCCCTGACCGGCACCGGCCGCGAGCCCGTCGCCTGGGAGCTGCCGCGCAACGTCTACCGGCACACCGCCTTCCCGCTGTGGGGGCCGCCTCCCGGACGCGGCCGCAGGCTCCGGGGAGGCCCGGCGCGGCGCCGCTTCGCCGAAGCCTGTGAAACCTTCCTGCTGTCCCTGCTCGACCCCGACGCAGGCGGATTCCGGGAGGCACTGCGCGAGTTCGCCGTCCTCGCCCGGGCCGGGCAGCTCACGCCGGCGCTGCGCTCCGAGTCCGTCCTGCGCCTGCTCACGGCCGTCTGGACCCGCCCCGGCCTGCCCACCGCCGCCGCCGCACCGACCGTCCACGACGCGCTGACCGCCACCGACCTGCTGGAGCACGCGCTGCGGCCGCTGTGCGTGCGGATCCCGCCCGACAGCGTTGCCCACGCCGTCAGCAGCGGCCTCGCCACCCTCCCTGCGCTCGCCGCGAAACACCTGGACGGGGTCCCGTTCCTCCTCACCGAGCACGGCATCTACCTGCGCGAGCGCTACCTCGGCTACCGCAGCACCGCCCAGCGCTGGCCCGTCAAGGCCCTCGTCCTCGGCTTCTACCGCGAGCTCAACACCGAGGGCTACCGGCAGGCCGACCTGATCACGCCCTGCAACCGGTACAACCGCCGCTGGGAGGAGCGCGGCGGCGCGCCCGCCGACAGGATCCGCACCGTCTACAACGGCGTCGACCCGCACGCCTTCCCCGACGCCGGCCCCGAACCGGAGGTCCCCACCCTCACCTGGTGCGGCCGCATCGACCCCATCAAGGACCTCGAAACCCTGCTGCGGGCCTACGCGTTCATGCGCCGCGAACTGCCCGAGCTGCGGCTGCGCCTCTTCGGCCCCGTGCCCGCCGGCTGCGAGGACCACAAGGCCGGCCTGGAGAAGCTCGCCGCCGAACTCGGCATCGCCGACGGGGTGGCCTGGGAGGGCCGCATCGAGCGGGTCGCCGACGCGTACGCCGCCGGCAGCATCGTCATGCTCTCCAGCATCAGCGAGGGCTTCCCCTTCAGCATCATCGAGGCCATGTCCTGCGGCCGGACGACCGTCTCCACCGACGTCGGCGGCGTCCGCGAGGCCGTCGGCGACACCGGGCTCGTCGTCCCGCCCCGCGAACCCGAGACCATGGCCCGCGCCGCCCTCGCCCTCCTGCGGGACGGTGCCCGCCGCGCCGAGCTCGGCCGGCTCGCCCGCCGGCGCGTCATCGAGAAGTTCACCCTCCACCAGTCCGTCGACGGCTTCCGCCACATCTACCGCGAACTCGCCGGCCAGCCCGTCCTGCCCGTCCACGACGGCGACGACTGGACCCAGCGGCTCGCCGACCCCTGGTACCGCGAACTCGCCGCCGACGGGAGCCTGTGGTGA
- a CDS encoding spherulation-specific family 4 protein, whose protein sequence is MLLVPLYEHPADRPDDWELLIRSAGRLHSVVLNPASGPGETPDARFEAVARRLREAGVPVLGYTDTDYGRRPHAEVVRDLLRHRDWYGADGAFLDQASPDPALLPHYGRLAVAARAAGARTLVLNPGVHPHPGYAELADLLVTFEGPWDAYRDAAVPPWTADHPAQRFCHLVYAVPPGAPAAELAEQRGAAVHCAVPGTGAHPWGTLPHALGAAL, encoded by the coding sequence ATGCTGCTGGTGCCGCTCTACGAGCATCCCGCCGACCGGCCCGACGACTGGGAGCTGCTGATCCGCTCCGCCGGGCGGCTCCACTCGGTGGTCCTCAACCCGGCCAGCGGGCCGGGCGAGACCCCCGACGCGCGGTTCGAGGCCGTCGCCCGGCGGCTGCGCGAGGCGGGCGTGCCCGTCCTCGGCTACACCGACACCGACTACGGGCGGCGCCCGCACGCCGAGGTCGTCCGGGACCTGCTGCGCCACCGCGACTGGTACGGGGCCGACGGGGCCTTCCTCGACCAGGCCTCGCCCGACCCGGCGCTGCTGCCCCACTACGGGCGGCTCGCCGTCGCCGCCCGCGCCGCGGGCGCCCGCACCCTCGTCCTCAACCCCGGCGTCCACCCGCACCCCGGCTACGCCGAACTCGCCGACCTCCTCGTCACCTTCGAGGGCCCCTGGGACGCCTACCGGGACGCGGCCGTCCCGCCCTGGACGGCCGACCACCCCGCCCAGCGGTTCTGCCACCTCGTCTACGCCGTCCCGCCCGGCGCGCCCGCCGCCGAACTCGCCGAGCAGCGCGGCGCCGCCGTCCACTGCGCCGTCCCCGGGACCGGCGCCCACCCCTGGGGCACGCTGCCCCACGCCCTCGGGGCCGCCCTGTGA
- the aceE gene encoding pyruvate dehydrogenase (acetyl-transferring), homodimeric type has protein sequence MSDPVGKLPSELDQLPDRDTEETAEWAASLDAVAKAAGTRRAEYLLRRTLQHAESAGLALPKLLETDYVNTIPTSAEPDFPGDEEMEARITAWNRWNAAAMVTRGSKYGVGGHIATFASAAWLYETGFQHFFRGKEADGSGDQLYIQGHASPGIYARAFLDGRISEQQLDNFRQESGGNGLPSYPHPRRLPWLWEFPTVSMGLGPLSAIYQARFNRYLENRKIKDTSNSHVWAFLGDGEMDEPESTAALALAARERLDNLTFVVNCNLQRLDGPVRANFRIVQELEAQFRGAGWNVVKTLWGSAWDELFRLDTTGALVRRLRETPDAQFQTYATRDAAYIREHFFGGDPALAALGALVSDAKIAECFHTSRGGHEPRKVYAAYKAALEHKGAPTVILAQTVKGYTLGAGFESKNANHQMKKLTIDEFKGMRDLLGLPIPDSAFDSGVVPYGHPGADSPEVRYLQERRAALGGPAPARRVHQVALPQPADKSFAPLLKGSGKQEMATTMAFVRLVKDLMRDKETGRRWVPIVPDEARTFGMESLFPSAGIYSPLGQTYEPVDRDQLMYYKEAKDGQILNEGITEAGAMADFIAAATSYATHGETMIPFYIFYSMFGWQRTGDQMWQLADQLGKGFIVGATAGRTTLTGEGLQHADGHSHLIAATNPASLNYDPAFAYEIAVIVKDGLRRMYGEPTPGVDSDVFYYLTVYNEPKPQPAMPEGVEEGIVKGLYRFNTAADLGDAAPAADAPRIQLMASGTAIHWILEAQRLLAAEWNVAADVWSATSWGELRRDALEADEALLRGEERTPYVTRVLEGAPGPVLAVSDWMRQVPDQISQWVPQDYTSLGTDGFGLSDTRENARRHFGVDAESIVVAALAQLARRGEVPASSVKEARERYGL, from the coding sequence ATGTCCGACCCCGTAGGAAAGCTTCCGAGCGAGCTCGACCAGCTCCCGGACCGCGACACCGAGGAGACCGCCGAATGGGCGGCCTCGCTCGACGCCGTCGCCAAGGCCGCCGGTACGCGCCGCGCCGAATACCTGCTCCGCCGCACCCTCCAGCACGCCGAGAGCGCCGGGCTCGCCCTGCCGAAGCTGCTGGAGACGGACTACGTCAATACCATCCCCACCTCCGCCGAGCCGGACTTCCCCGGTGACGAGGAGATGGAGGCCCGCATCACGGCCTGGAACCGCTGGAACGCGGCCGCCATGGTGACCCGCGGCTCGAAGTACGGCGTCGGCGGCCACATCGCCACCTTCGCCTCCGCCGCCTGGCTGTACGAGACCGGCTTCCAGCACTTCTTCCGCGGGAAGGAGGCCGACGGCTCCGGCGACCAGCTCTACATCCAGGGCCACGCCTCCCCCGGCATCTACGCCCGCGCCTTCCTCGACGGGCGCATCTCCGAGCAGCAGCTCGACAACTTCCGCCAGGAGTCCGGCGGCAACGGCCTGCCCTCCTACCCGCACCCGCGGCGCCTGCCGTGGCTGTGGGAGTTCCCGACGGTCTCCATGGGCCTCGGCCCCCTCTCGGCGATCTACCAGGCGCGCTTCAACCGCTACCTGGAGAACCGGAAGATCAAGGACACCTCCAACTCCCACGTCTGGGCCTTCCTCGGCGACGGCGAGATGGACGAGCCCGAGTCGACGGCCGCCCTTGCCCTCGCGGCCCGCGAGCGCCTCGACAACCTGACCTTCGTCGTCAACTGCAACCTGCAGCGCCTCGACGGCCCGGTCCGCGCGAACTTCCGCATCGTCCAGGAGCTGGAGGCCCAGTTCCGCGGCGCCGGCTGGAACGTCGTGAAGACCCTGTGGGGCTCCGCCTGGGACGAGCTGTTCCGCCTCGACACCACGGGCGCCCTGGTCCGCCGCCTGCGCGAGACCCCGGACGCGCAGTTCCAGACGTACGCCACCCGCGACGCCGCCTACATCCGCGAGCACTTCTTCGGCGGCGACCCGGCCCTCGCGGCGCTCGGCGCCCTGGTGTCCGACGCGAAGATCGCCGAGTGCTTCCACACCTCCCGCGGCGGCCACGAGCCCCGCAAGGTGTACGCCGCGTACAAGGCCGCGCTGGAGCACAAGGGCGCGCCGACGGTCATCCTGGCGCAGACCGTCAAGGGCTACACCCTGGGTGCCGGGTTCGAGTCGAAGAACGCGAACCACCAGATGAAGAAGCTGACGATCGACGAGTTCAAGGGCATGCGCGACCTGCTCGGACTCCCGATCCCGGACAGCGCCTTCGACAGCGGCGTGGTCCCCTACGGCCACCCGGGCGCCGACTCCCCCGAGGTCCGCTACCTCCAGGAGCGCCGCGCGGCCCTCGGCGGCCCGGCCCCGGCCCGCCGCGTCCACCAGGTGGCCCTGCCGCAGCCCGCCGACAAGTCCTTCGCGCCGCTGCTCAAGGGCTCCGGCAAGCAGGAGATGGCCACGACGATGGCCTTCGTCCGCCTGGTCAAGGACCTGATGCGGGACAAGGAGACCGGCCGCCGCTGGGTGCCGATCGTCCCCGACGAGGCCCGCACCTTCGGCATGGAGTCCCTGTTCCCGTCCGCGGGCATCTACTCGCCGCTGGGGCAGACGTACGAGCCGGTCGACCGCGACCAGCTGATGTACTACAAGGAGGCCAAGGACGGCCAGATCCTCAACGAGGGGATCACCGAGGCCGGCGCCATGGCCGACTTCATCGCCGCCGCCACGTCGTACGCGACGCACGGCGAGACGATGATCCCGTTCTACATCTTCTACTCGATGTTCGGCTGGCAGCGCACGGGCGACCAGATGTGGCAGCTCGCCGACCAGCTCGGCAAGGGCTTCATCGTCGGCGCGACGGCCGGCCGCACCACACTGACCGGTGAGGGCCTCCAGCACGCCGACGGCCACTCCCACCTGATCGCGGCCACGAACCCGGCCTCGCTCAACTACGACCCGGCCTTCGCGTACGAGATCGCGGTGATCGTCAAGGACGGCCTGCGGCGCATGTACGGGGAGCCCACCCCCGGTGTGGACTCGGACGTCTTCTACTACCTGACGGTCTACAACGAGCCGAAGCCGCAGCCGGCCATGCCCGAGGGCGTGGAGGAGGGCATCGTCAAGGGCCTCTACCGCTTCAACACGGCGGCGGACCTCGGCGACGCGGCCCCGGCCGCCGACGCCCCGAGGATCCAGCTGATGGCCTCGGGCACCGCGATCCACTGGATCCTGGAGGCGCAGCGGCTGCTGGCCGCCGAGTGGAACGTCGCCGCCGACGTCTGGTCCGCCACCTCCTGGGGCGAGCTGCGCCGGGACGCGCTGGAGGCCGACGAGGCCCTGCTGCGCGGCGAGGAGCGCACCCCGTACGTCACCCGTGTGCTGGAAGGCGCGCCGGGCCCGGTCCTGGCCGTCTCCGACTGGATGCGCCAGGTCCCCGACCAGATCAGCCAGTGGGTCCCGCAGGACTACACCTCGCTGGGCACGGACGGCTTCGGCCTCTCCGACACCCGCGAGAACGCCCGCCGCCACTTCGGCGTCGACGCCGAGTCGATCGTCGTGGCCGCGCTGGCCCAGCTCGCCCGCCGCGGCGAGGTGCCGGCGTCGTCCGTGAAGGAGGCCCGCGAGCGCTACGGCCTCTGA